In Candidatus Binatia bacterium, one DNA window encodes the following:
- a CDS encoding efflux RND transporter permease subunit, whose product MKFSLTRLFIRRPTLVFVIVALMTFAGVLSTATIVKELYPDVSQPTVTVSVSYSGASVTEMRDNIVQPIEQNLAGTPDLQTLNAVVQQGQAQITAIFDITSDTATDLALTNKAIQAAEKYLPTNISPPTVNLRDPTQSVVVTLALYSKKLSLARLAMYATNVIAPQMEQVPDISFVNVGGVVTPAYEVVVDPARLAAANLTLNDVINTLTADNQRVPGGFAYEPNRQTTIDIRGDIQNLDTVRNLAIVQAGGSGPAIASNQTSTGAQVENYRGGVGALAGVVNPWTASNSVVRIGDVATVSEGYEPRLQYAHISGTPGLFMQVQKAATGSEVDASNNILRALPNIERQFPEISFRVINVQSKFTGQQIALVTRTLMEAILLTGIAMIFFLRSWRSAIVVCVSIPTSLAIAITVMKLMHLTIDTISLLGMSLVIGILVDDSTVVLENIERHYTELKADREEAAVRGREEIGAAAVVITLVDVVVFFPIAFIQGQVGRQIAEFAIVVVISTLTSLFVSFTITPTLAGLWALRSHWKPWPVVEWFGRRFDDTRAWYTQRALPWSLAHGRLVALFCAGTFALALALVGFGAVGEEFIPPVDRGELFVQLIYPIGTPIQTVEKATFALEHQMLGAPDVFANTAVAGAYAASFGGFVSQSNVGQIHIWLKDNRAHETSYWVDQFRRIVDRYLPSGVQAVVVPATSSQGGNAQPIDFLVTDVTGGDPTPYAQQVFRLLQRVPGATSVNSTGTQLAPEISIQFDREKAQALGVDLGQAAQAAGAAFGGNQATQFETTSGLEQVQVIYPQSSQTSLDTLKSVAVRSSSGNLVYLSDIARFVSTPTAPLITRTDRNNVIHVDANYSQSSSLSAVERGLLKRLPSLHLPPNIVVRPAPLGQQDFMHQTLVGMGLAMIVSVILVYLLMVALYNSYVSPFIIIFSVPVAAIGAIGALLLTHRTLNLFSLIGTILLIGIASKNGILLVDYANTLRNRGLDKLSAIMQSAHTRFRPIIMTSFSVMAGNLALALALDPGAAARSSLGIVVIGGVMSSLVLTLLLIPNVYMWLAPRDKPAREWASPPAWEFPPTGGQEPVPGTQYR is encoded by the coding sequence GTGAAGTTCAGCCTGACCCGGCTGTTCATCCGGCGCCCCACGCTCGTCTTCGTCATCGTCGCGCTGATGACGTTCGCCGGCGTTCTCTCCACAGCGACGATCGTCAAGGAGCTCTACCCCGACGTCAGCCAGCCGACCGTGACCGTTTCGGTTTCGTACAGCGGCGCCTCAGTCACCGAGATGCGCGACAACATCGTGCAGCCGATCGAGCAGAACCTGGCCGGCACGCCGGACCTTCAGACGCTCAACGCTGTCGTCCAGCAGGGCCAGGCGCAGATCACGGCCATCTTCGACATCACGTCCGACACCGCGACGGACCTGGCGCTCACGAACAAGGCGATTCAGGCCGCCGAGAAATACCTGCCGACGAACATCAGCCCGCCCACGGTCAACCTGCGCGATCCGACCCAGTCCGTGGTGGTGACGCTGGCGCTCTACTCGAAGAAGCTTTCTCTGGCGCGGCTGGCGATGTATGCCACCAACGTTATTGCGCCGCAGATGGAGCAAGTTCCGGATATCTCGTTCGTCAACGTCGGCGGCGTCGTCACCCCGGCGTACGAGGTGGTCGTCGATCCGGCGCGTCTTGCCGCGGCGAACCTCACGCTCAACGACGTCATCAACACGCTGACGGCAGACAACCAGCGCGTGCCCGGCGGTTTCGCCTACGAGCCGAACCGGCAGACGACGATCGACATCCGCGGGGACATCCAGAACCTCGACACGGTACGTAACCTCGCGATCGTCCAGGCGGGCGGCTCGGGTCCGGCCATCGCCAGCAACCAGACCTCGACCGGCGCACAGGTCGAGAACTATCGCGGGGGCGTCGGGGCGCTCGCCGGCGTCGTGAACCCGTGGACCGCGTCGAACTCGGTAGTTCGCATCGGCGACGTCGCCACGGTATCCGAAGGTTACGAGCCGAGGCTGCAGTACGCCCACATCAGCGGGACGCCGGGGCTCTTCATGCAGGTGCAGAAGGCCGCGACCGGGAGCGAGGTCGACGCCTCCAACAACATTCTGCGCGCCCTGCCGAACATCGAGCGGCAGTTCCCGGAGATCAGCTTCCGGGTGATCAACGTCCAGTCGAAGTTCACCGGGCAGCAGATCGCGCTCGTCACGCGCACGCTGATGGAGGCGATCCTGCTCACCGGGATCGCGATGATATTCTTCCTGCGATCGTGGCGCAGCGCGATCGTCGTCTGCGTCTCGATACCGACGTCGCTCGCAATCGCGATCACCGTCATGAAGCTGATGCATCTGACGATCGACACGATCTCGCTGCTCGGCATGTCGCTCGTGATCGGGATACTCGTCGACGACTCGACCGTCGTCTTGGAGAACATCGAGCGTCACTACACCGAGTTGAAGGCCGACCGGGAAGAGGCCGCCGTGCGGGGCCGAGAGGAGATCGGCGCTGCCGCCGTCGTGATCACGCTGGTCGACGTGGTCGTGTTCTTCCCGATCGCATTCATTCAGGGCCAAGTTGGGCGGCAGATCGCCGAGTTCGCTATCGTCGTCGTGATCTCGACGCTCACCTCGTTGTTCGTATCGTTCACGATCACGCCGACGCTGGCAGGGCTCTGGGCGCTGCGCTCCCACTGGAAGCCGTGGCCCGTCGTGGAGTGGTTCGGGCGGCGATTCGACGACACGCGCGCGTGGTACACGCAACGTGCGCTCCCCTGGAGCCTCGCCCATGGCCGGCTCGTGGCGCTGTTCTGCGCGGGCACGTTCGCTCTCGCGCTGGCGCTCGTCGGGTTCGGCGCGGTCGGCGAGGAGTTCATTCCGCCGGTGGATCGGGGCGAGTTGTTCGTGCAGCTCATCTATCCGATCGGCACGCCGATTCAGACGGTCGAGAAAGCAACGTTCGCGCTCGAGCACCAGATGCTCGGCGCGCCCGACGTCTTCGCGAACACCGCGGTGGCCGGCGCTTACGCGGCCTCGTTCGGCGGCTTCGTCTCGCAGAGCAACGTGGGCCAGATTCACATCTGGCTAAAGGATAATCGAGCGCACGAAACGAGCTACTGGGTCGACCAGTTCCGGCGCATCGTCGATCGCTATCTCCCGAGCGGCGTGCAGGCCGTCGTCGTGCCCGCCACATCCTCGCAAGGAGGCAACGCGCAGCCGATCGACTTCCTCGTGACCGACGTGACCGGCGGCGACCCGACGCCGTACGCGCAGCAAGTCTTCCGGTTGCTGCAACGCGTGCCGGGCGCGACCAGCGTCAACAGCACGGGCACGCAGCTCGCACCCGAGATTTCGATCCAGTTCGACCGTGAGAAGGCCCAGGCGCTGGGCGTTGACCTTGGGCAGGCGGCCCAGGCGGCCGGCGCGGCGTTCGGCGGCAATCAGGCGACCCAGTTCGAAACGACGTCGGGCCTCGAACAGGTCCAGGTGATCTATCCCCAATCGTCTCAGACAAGCCTCGACACGCTGAAGTCGGTGGCGGTGCGCTCCTCATCGGGCAACCTCGTCTATCTCAGCGACATCGCGCGCTTCGTCTCGACTCCGACGGCGCCGCTGATCACGCGAACGGACCGCAACAACGTCATCCACGTCGACGCGAACTACAGCCAAAGCTCGTCGCTCTCCGCAGTAGAGCGCGGCCTGCTCAAGCGACTGCCCTCGCTTCACCTGCCGCCGAACATCGTCGTGCGGCCCGCACCGCTCGGCCAGCAGGACTTCATGCATCAGACGCTGGTCGGGATGGGGCTGGCAATGATCGTCTCGGTAATTCTCGTCTACCTCTTGATGGTCGCGCTGTACAACAGCTACGTGTCGCCGTTCATCATCATCTTTTCGGTGCCCGTGGCGGCCATCGGCGCGATCGGCGCGCTCCTGTTGACGCATCGTACGCTCAACCTCTTCTCGCTGATCGGAACGATCCTCTTGATCGGGATCGCGAGCAAGAACGGGATCCTGTTGGTCGACTACGCCAACACGCTGCGAAACCGCGGGCTCGACA
- a CDS encoding efflux RND transporter periplasmic adaptor subunit has translation MAILAAIGCGRRQNAGPVRPPYVQTSIASYGTIQPAQRLAGIIAPFQNVAIQSSLSEPTNAVYVREGDSVRAGQILAQLDTSDLQAQMQSDLATANSNHANTTHTVFSGSLSIAQGQDTLRTDDAAVRQAQETLSNDQMNLARDQNLLGQGYISQQAVDAQSTLVRNDQQALNSANANLASARSTVQANGSLSGEGLQAAAVRQSQAQEEVAIAQAQQVRVQIGKATLVSPIDGVVVNRNLNPGEYPGSRELFTLQQINPIYAVLHASSEQVARIVNGVSATITAPDIAGVQCFSGRVVGVLNEINPGSTDFQVKVQLANPLRRLRPGMVVQGTIATTPIRGVRVPATAFTDDNHDAMMTVQADGSVKTVQVAEVGNDGTTSVVTGVSPGTRIVTNGQSSVGDGEKVSFQP, from the coding sequence TTGGCAATCCTAGCCGCGATCGGTTGCGGGCGTCGCCAAAACGCCGGGCCGGTGCGGCCGCCGTACGTCCAGACGAGCATCGCGAGCTACGGCACGATCCAACCGGCGCAACGCCTCGCCGGCATCATCGCACCGTTCCAAAACGTGGCCATTCAGAGCTCGCTCTCCGAGCCGACCAACGCGGTCTACGTGCGCGAGGGAGACTCGGTGCGCGCCGGGCAGATCCTGGCGCAGCTCGACACTTCCGACCTGCAGGCGCAGATGCAGTCGGACCTGGCGACGGCCAACAGCAATCACGCCAACACGACGCACACGGTCTTTTCAGGTTCGCTCTCGATCGCGCAGGGTCAAGACACGCTGCGAACCGACGACGCGGCGGTCCGTCAGGCGCAGGAGACGCTCTCCAACGACCAGATGAATCTGGCTCGTGATCAGAACCTGCTCGGGCAAGGTTACATTTCGCAGCAGGCCGTCGACGCGCAGTCGACGCTGGTCCGCAACGATCAACAGGCGCTTAACTCGGCCAACGCCAACCTCGCCTCGGCGCGCTCCACCGTTCAGGCTAACGGCTCGCTCTCCGGCGAGGGTCTTCAGGCGGCCGCGGTGCGCCAATCGCAGGCGCAGGAAGAGGTCGCGATCGCACAAGCGCAGCAGGTCCGCGTGCAGATCGGCAAGGCAACACTGGTCTCGCCCATCGACGGCGTCGTCGTGAACCGCAATCTCAACCCGGGCGAGTATCCCGGATCGCGCGAGCTGTTCACGCTACAGCAGATCAACCCAATCTACGCGGTGTTGCACGCGTCGAGCGAACAGGTCGCGCGAATCGTTAACGGCGTGTCCGCGACGATAACGGCCCCCGACATCGCCGGCGTACAATGCTTCAGCGGCCGCGTCGTCGGCGTGCTCAACGAGATCAACCCGGGGTCGACGGACTTTCAGGTCAAGGTTCAACTCGCTAACCCGCTGCGCCGGCTTCGGCCGGGCATGGTCGTTCAGGGGACGATCGCGACGACGCCGATTCGCGGCGTTCGCGTGCCGGCGACGGCCTTCACCGACGACAACCACGACGCGATGATGACGGTGCAGGCGGACGGCAGCGTCAAGACGGTGCAGGTGGCCGAGGTCGGCAACGATGGCACGACGTCGGTCGTGACCGGCGTCTCGCCAGGCACGCGCATCGTGACCAACGGCCAGTCCAGCGTCGGGGACGGCGAGAAGGTCTCGTTCCAGCCGTGA
- a CDS encoding response regulator transcription factor, whose product MSLAAERPRVLVIDDERGLRELLEYGLERAGFEVRSVSEGLAALPLLEAWAPDVLVLDVMLPGPDGFTLLPEIRRLTTAPVVMLTARTEVAERVAGLSAGADDYVGKPFDFEELVARLRTVLRRPSIEGRETLQYADLSIDTPSRTVHRGNRRIELSAREFDLLRVFAEHAEEVLTRSELLDLVWGVDRDVVPNTVETYVSFLRAKLDSGEPVKLIQTLRGAGYSLRATPS is encoded by the coding sequence ATGAGCTTGGCGGCCGAGCGGCCCCGCGTGCTCGTCATCGACGACGAGCGTGGTTTGCGAGAGCTCCTCGAGTACGGACTCGAGCGGGCCGGCTTCGAGGTGCGTAGCGTCAGCGAGGGCTTGGCGGCATTGCCTTTGCTCGAGGCCTGGGCCCCCGACGTGCTCGTCCTGGACGTCATGCTGCCGGGGCCGGACGGCTTCACGCTGCTGCCCGAGATCCGGCGGCTCACCACGGCGCCCGTCGTGATGCTCACGGCGCGAACCGAGGTCGCCGAGCGGGTCGCCGGCCTCTCCGCGGGCGCCGACGACTACGTCGGCAAACCGTTCGATTTCGAGGAGCTGGTCGCGCGGCTGCGCACGGTGCTGCGACGCCCGAGTATCGAGGGGCGCGAGACGCTGCAGTACGCCGACCTCAGCATCGACACGCCCAGCCGCACCGTGCATCGCGGCAACCGGCGCATCGAGCTCTCGGCCCGCGAGTTCGACTTGCTGCGCGTGTTCGCCGAGCACGCGGAAGAGGTGCTGACGCGCTCGGAGCTGCTCGATCTGGTGTGGGGCGTGGATCGCGACGTCGTGCCCAACACGGTCGAGACGTACGTTTCCTTCCTGCGCGCCAAGCTCGACAGCGGCGAGCCCGTCAAGCTGATTCAGACGCTGCGCGGCGCCGGATATTCCCTGCGAGCGACCCCGTCGTGA
- a CDS encoding HAMP domain-containing sensor histidine kinase — translation MTTRLARRLRSLAAIEISLVLAAVIVAGALLGFGVYIRTIQNELTGTLTQLQAALSRTSLPNARAGGAFAASLLLGAGSEIVFLDANTRVTVYRPHRSDAQPTVTVRSRGDLSGDPRPNGPLARVILGMATAFGLQPLFARAGNLYVIVRSNDGVLVATVRSFLIPLLIALAIAVACGFLIARVLTRQALRPLDDVTAALQRFASGDLTPHTIAADEGHELGQLAAAYNGAIDQLQRAFAARDRANASMRQFIADAGHQLRTPLTVVQGFIAILRRGGIESGPDRERILDTMNDQSRIMGSLIDKLILLERWESPEAIARAVPIDVGTLVADLVTPIADAHPDRRFVISAQSGILALIDPTELGYVVTNLADNAVKYGVGEIAVRVRAENTQAVIEVADQGPGIPSTDAARVFDRFYRGAQRDVSGSGLGLAIVKRAVERANGSVSLDTSPSGSRFTVHLPRAA, via the coding sequence GTGACGACGCGTCTGGCGCGTCGCCTACGGTCACTCGCGGCAATCGAGATCTCACTCGTGCTCGCCGCTGTGATCGTCGCGGGCGCGCTGCTCGGCTTCGGCGTTTATATTCGTACGATACAGAACGAGCTCACAGGCACCCTCACGCAGCTCCAGGCTGCGCTGTCGCGCACGTCGCTTCCCAACGCGCGGGCGGGCGGCGCGTTCGCGGCGTCGCTGCTCCTCGGCGCGGGCAGCGAGATCGTGTTTCTCGATGCGAACACCCGCGTCACGGTCTATCGACCGCATCGCAGCGACGCGCAGCCCACCGTCACGGTGCGCAGCCGCGGCGATCTCTCGGGCGATCCGCGCCCGAACGGTCCGCTGGCGCGGGTCATCCTCGGCATGGCGACCGCGTTCGGCCTGCAGCCGCTGTTCGCGCGGGCCGGCAACCTGTACGTGATCGTGCGCAGCAACGACGGCGTGCTGGTCGCGACTGTGCGCTCGTTCCTCATCCCCCTGCTGATCGCGCTGGCCATCGCCGTCGCGTGCGGCTTCCTGATCGCTCGGGTTCTCACGCGTCAGGCGCTGCGGCCGCTGGACGACGTTACCGCGGCGCTGCAGCGCTTCGCTTCCGGCGATCTCACTCCGCACACGATCGCCGCCGACGAGGGCCACGAGCTGGGGCAGTTGGCGGCGGCGTATAACGGCGCCATCGACCAGCTGCAACGCGCCTTCGCCGCGCGCGACCGCGCGAACGCATCGATGCGGCAGTTCATCGCCGACGCCGGCCATCAGTTGCGCACGCCGCTCACGGTCGTTCAGGGATTCATCGCGATCCTGCGCCGCGGCGGTATCGAGAGCGGACCGGATCGCGAGCGCATCCTCGACACGATGAACGATCAGAGCCGCATCATGGGATCACTGATCGACAAGCTGATTCTGCTGGAGCGCTGGGAGAGCCCCGAGGCGATCGCGCGCGCCGTGCCGATCGACGTCGGAACGCTCGTCGCGGACCTCGTGACGCCGATCGCCGACGCGCACCCGGACCGCCGCTTCGTCATCTCGGCGCAATCCGGCATACTAGCCCTCATCGACCCGACGGAGCTCGGCTACGTCGTGACCAACCTCGCGGACAACGCCGTGAAATACGGCGTCGGCGAGATCGCGGTGCGCGTACGCGCGGAGAACACGCAGGCGGTCATCGAGGTCGCCGATCAGGGTCCCGGAATCCCGTCGACCGACGCCGCTCGCGTCTTCGATCGCTTCTATCGCGGAGCGCAGCGCGACGTGTCCGGTTCCGGACTCGGCCTGGCGATCGTCAAGCGCGCCGTCGAGCGCGCCAACGGCAGCGTCTCACTAGATACGAGCCCGAGCGGTTCCCGCTTCACGGTTCACCTGCCGCGCGCCGCCTAA
- the tadA gene encoding tRNA adenosine(34) deaminase TadA, whose translation MDGRGLPAVDGDEANLRRALELAEAAAAGGDVPIGAVLICGDLRLEAKNEKEARRDPTAHAEMLLLREAARRLDAWRLSRATMYVTKEPCVMCAGALIAARIERLVYGARDPKGGADGSAFDILRSPHTNHRLEVTAGVLEAEAAEQLQRFFRSRRARVSEKDIPSDS comes from the coding sequence GTGGATGGACGCGGGCTGCCCGCCGTAGACGGCGACGAAGCCAACCTGCGCCGCGCACTCGAGCTCGCCGAAGCGGCCGCGGCCGGCGGCGACGTGCCGATCGGCGCGGTACTGATCTGCGGTGACCTGCGGCTGGAAGCTAAGAACGAGAAGGAAGCGCGGCGCGATCCTACGGCGCACGCCGAGATGTTGCTGCTTCGCGAGGCCGCGCGGCGGCTCGACGCATGGCGGCTGTCGCGGGCGACGATGTACGTCACGAAGGAGCCCTGCGTCATGTGCGCAGGCGCCCTGATCGCCGCGCGCATCGAGCGGCTCGTCTACGGAGCCCGCGATCCCAAGGGCGGCGCCGACGGCAGCGCCTTCGACATCCTGCGCTCGCCGCACACGAATCATCGGCTCGAAGTCACCGCCGGCGTTCTCGAGGCCGAGGCGGCCGAGCAGCTGCAGCGATTCTTTCGATCCCGGCGCGCTCGCGTGTCCGAAAAAGATATCCCGTCCGACTCCTAA
- a CDS encoding retropepsin-like aspartic protease: MSQRGFCRVVLLACVGLGAPLCAPAAPDDAAAVLLAKHRAFVGWELGDGSFRMLRLARERAGAEGAVDQRATEYRAGIVYRNHYVFPKRADTVEDSGYTGSVFWNTNQNGFTTPVYGDLAKFRLSYAVLFNEGTTELPAVIGGAESVDGRQLQSVRLDVPHADAIEVDVDPDSGAYVRAVIDPGGDEETTVRILSYMEVSPGKKMIGSFRIGEGTRDTYTYTRIEPNVTVTDADLHPPPAGATWTFANPKPIPIAVTPQRVLVDAKVNGVKGRFILDTGANAIFLNRAFADRAKVTKLNARGTTVGLYGGEPSDTRRADTIEIGGNVLSKVIVEATDFNSRDYRGLDRQNYDGLLGYDVFAGALVTVDFRAQTMTIEDPVSQQGDPGGLSILTDTSGWIPTIPMTLDRSIAVKAMLDTGDPGAIIFGPDILYKYHLRMARSIGVRAGMGSVECGNVDSLQIGPITYYGEMACKLDTDLINGRRILVGLDFLRHFIVAFDYPRGRLFLQPLRG, encoded by the coding sequence ATGTCGCAGCGCGGGTTTTGCCGTGTCGTGCTCCTGGCCTGCGTAGGCCTCGGCGCGCCGCTGTGCGCCCCCGCGGCGCCGGACGATGCCGCCGCGGTGCTGCTCGCCAAGCACCGCGCTTTCGTTGGATGGGAGCTCGGCGACGGATCGTTTCGCATGCTGCGTCTCGCGCGCGAACGCGCGGGCGCCGAGGGCGCAGTGGACCAACGTGCGACCGAGTACCGCGCCGGCATCGTCTATCGCAATCACTACGTCTTTCCCAAGAGAGCCGATACGGTCGAGGACAGCGGCTATACCGGCAGCGTGTTCTGGAACACCAACCAAAACGGCTTCACCACGCCGGTTTACGGCGACCTCGCCAAGTTTCGTCTGAGCTACGCGGTGCTGTTCAACGAGGGCACGACGGAGCTGCCCGCAGTGATAGGCGGCGCGGAGAGCGTCGACGGCAGGCAACTGCAGAGCGTGCGCCTCGACGTTCCGCACGCCGATGCAATCGAGGTCGACGTCGATCCTGATTCGGGCGCTTACGTGCGCGCGGTGATCGATCCGGGCGGCGACGAGGAGACGACGGTCCGCATCTTGTCGTATATGGAAGTCTCGCCGGGGAAAAAGATGATCGGCTCCTTTCGCATCGGCGAGGGCACGCGCGACACGTATACGTACACGCGGATCGAGCCGAACGTCACGGTCACCGACGCCGACTTGCACCCTCCGCCGGCGGGCGCCACCTGGACCTTTGCAAATCCCAAACCGATTCCGATCGCCGTGACGCCGCAGCGCGTGCTCGTCGACGCGAAGGTCAACGGCGTCAAGGGGCGGTTCATCCTCGACACCGGCGCGAACGCGATCTTCCTGAATCGGGCGTTCGCGGATCGCGCCAAGGTGACGAAGCTCAACGCGCGCGGCACGACGGTCGGGCTGTACGGCGGCGAGCCGTCCGACACGCGGCGCGCCGACACGATCGAAATCGGCGGCAACGTGCTTTCAAAGGTCATCGTCGAGGCGACCGACTTCAACTCGCGCGACTATCGCGGGCTCGACCGCCAGAACTACGACGGTCTCCTAGGCTACGACGTCTTCGCGGGTGCGCTGGTCACCGTCGATTTTCGGGCGCAGACGATGACCATCGAAGATCCGGTCTCGCAGCAGGGCGATCCCGGAGGTCTCAGCATCCTGACCGACACCTCCGGCTGGATCCCGACGATTCCGATGACCCTCGATCGTAGCATCGCCGTGAAGGCGATGCTCGACACCGGGGATCCGGGCGCGATCATCTTCGGCCCGGACATTCTCTACAAGTACCACCTGCGGATGGCGCGCAGCATCGGCGTCCGCGCGGGCATGGGCAGCGTCGAGTGCGGTAACGTCGACTCACTCCAGATCGGCCCGATCACGTATTACGGCGAGATGGCGTGCAAACTCGACACCGATCTCATAAACGGGCGCAGGATCCTGGTGGGTTTGGACTTCCTGCGCCACTTCATCGTGGCCTTCGACTACCCGCGGGGCAGGTTGTTTCTGCAGCCCTTGCGCGGGTAA
- a CDS encoding TQO small subunit DoxD, with translation MNLPSSRVYGGWLALVRVLTGLIWLIHGIPKFTNSAAFMPPSGFIVSYVQEGIGKTAGPYHDFLVGVVQPNIGIFAELVRLGEVCVGISLVLGLFTRLGGFFGIVLPLDYMAARGALTTFTDWSTVDACMALLSAISLVLPTGRVVGLDAFFSHRRVKATVVPEVVPERPMDRPTASP, from the coding sequence ATGAACCTTCCCTCCTCACGCGTCTACGGCGGATGGCTCGCGCTCGTTCGCGTCCTCACCGGGCTCATCTGGCTCATTCACGGCATTCCCAAGTTCACGAACAGCGCCGCGTTCATGCCGCCGTCCGGCTTTATCGTGAGTTACGTGCAGGAAGGCATCGGCAAGACGGCCGGACCGTACCACGACTTTCTCGTCGGCGTCGTGCAGCCCAACATCGGTATCTTCGCCGAGCTCGTGCGGCTCGGCGAGGTCTGCGTCGGAATCTCGCTCGTGCTCGGTCTCTTCACGCGACTCGGCGGTTTCTTCGGGATCGTGCTACCGCTGGATTACATGGCGGCGCGCGGCGCGCTGACGACGTTCACCGACTGGTCGACCGTCGACGCGTGCATGGCCCTGCTCTCCGCGATCAGCCTCGTGCTGCCGACCGGCCGCGTCGTGGGCCTCGATGCATTCTTCTCGCACCGGCGCGTCAAGGCCACGGTGGTTCCGGAAGTGGTCCCCGAGCGGCCGATGGACCGCCCGACGGCGTCGCCGTAG
- a CDS encoding glycosyltransferase has translation MSASVGVGHVSAANAVGAALRSLEPSAQTTVVDSYDYAALVVSRVVSDGYLRMVKTIPQMYRYIYDRAERATEVGRFRTWAHQFTAANLRPLMLRERPQAVVCTHAFPSGAMAEYKRSFADAPPVVAIVTDFAVHGFWIHQNIDRYVVANESLRDALMARGVAPERISVTGIPVRPEFAPGSESRTALRERLDLPTDRCVALLMGGGLGIAPLERMLSALSSARVPLAAVVVAGRNARIERRLMRAAEVVAYPVRTLRFVDNVYDYMHAADVLVTKPGGLSTAEALVAQVPMVLCKPLPGQEERNARVLADAGAALRTRRIEELSAAIDAVLSDAGRRASLVAAARRLGRPNAARDAAAMIAALVKERKEIVA, from the coding sequence TTGTCCGCTAGCGTAGGCGTCGGTCACGTATCGGCCGCGAACGCCGTGGGCGCTGCCCTGCGCTCCCTCGAACCGTCTGCCCAAACGACGGTCGTCGACTCGTACGACTATGCGGCGCTGGTCGTATCGCGGGTCGTCTCCGACGGGTACCTACGGATGGTGAAGACGATTCCGCAGATGTATCGCTACATCTACGACCGCGCCGAGCGCGCCACCGAGGTCGGACGGTTTCGCACGTGGGCCCATCAGTTCACCGCGGCCAACCTGCGCCCGCTGATGCTGCGCGAGCGGCCGCAGGCCGTCGTCTGCACACACGCGTTTCCGAGCGGCGCGATGGCGGAGTACAAGCGATCCTTCGCCGACGCGCCGCCGGTGGTCGCCATCGTCACGGATTTTGCGGTCCACGGCTTCTGGATCCACCAGAACATCGACCGCTACGTCGTGGCGAACGAGAGCCTGCGCGACGCGCTGATGGCGCGCGGCGTCGCGCCCGAACGGATCAGTGTGACCGGAATTCCGGTGCGGCCGGAGTTCGCCCCCGGCTCCGAATCGCGCACTGCACTGCGCGAGCGTCTCGACCTGCCCACCGATAGATGCGTCGCGCTGCTGATGGGCGGTGGGCTCGGGATCGCGCCCCTCGAGCGCATGCTGTCCGCGCTGAGCTCCGCGCGCGTGCCGTTGGCGGCGGTCGTCGTCGCGGGTCGGAACGCGCGCATCGAGCGCCGTCTCATGCGCGCCGCCGAAGTCGTCGCGTATCCCGTGCGCACGCTGCGTTTCGTCGACAACGTCTACGACTACATGCACGCGGCAGACGTCCTCGTCACGAAACCCGGCGGGCTGAGCACCGCGGAGGCGCTAGTGGCGCAAGTCCCGATGGTGCTGTGCAAGCCACTGCCGGGGCAAGAGGAGCGCAACGCCCGCGTGCTGGCAGACGCTGGGGCGGCGCTGCGCACGCGGCGCATCGAGGAACTTTCCGCGGCGATCGACGCGGTGCTGTCGGACGCGGGACGCCGCGCGAGCCTCGTCGCCGCCGCTCGGCGGCTCGGCCGTCCGAACGCGGCCCGCGACGCGGCCGCGATGATCGCGGCGCTGGTGAAAGAGCGAAAGGAGATCGTCGCATGA